In Shewanella sp. MR-4, the genomic stretch TTGGCGGAAAAAGGTCTCTATGGCCCCAACGAAGTGCGTAAACGCTTAGCGCGGATTGAACCTAAGACCTATCCGCCGTATCTCGTGATATTGATGATAGGCCTGTCCTGCGCCAGTTTTTGTCACCTATTTAATGGCGATATTGCCGCATCAGTTATCACCTTTTTTGCCTCCGCGGTCGGGATGTCGGTGCGCCTTGCGATTGCCAAGCGGCATTTTAATTTGCTGGTCAATTTTGCGGTGACGGCATTTGTCACTAGTATGTTGGCGCAGACGGGTTATGTATTTCACTTGAGCGAAACCCCGCAGGCGGCCATGGCGGCCAGTGTGTTGATGCTGGTGCCGGGTTTCCCGATGATCAATGCAATTTCTGATATGGTCAAAGGCCATATGAACGTGGGCATTTCCCGTTGGGGCCATGCCACCTTGCTCACAGTGTCATCCGTTATCGGCATCACCATTGCGATGCAGATTGGGGGGATCTTCCTATGATCGCCTTACTGTGGACGCTGTTGCACGATGCCTTTTTCTCGGCGATTCCCGCAGTGGGCTTTGCTATGGTGTTTAACGTGCCGAAACGTTTCTTACCCTACTGCGCGCTCGCTGGCGCCATAGGGCACAGCTCACGCACGCTAATGCTGCAATTTGGCTTGCCTATCGAATGGGCGACCTTTGCTGCCGCGGCTTTAGTGGGGACTATCACTATCGGTTTTGCTAAGCGTCATCTCGCGCCGCCGTTGATGTATGCCGTTGCAGCGATTATCCCGATGATCCCTGGCACCTACGCCTTTAATACCGTAATAGCCTTAGTGCAATTAACGGCGCAGTCACAGGTCAGTCAAGAGCTTACTGGGCAAGTGATCAGTAACGGCTTAAAAACGGTGTTTATCTTAGGTGCACTGTCGGTGGGCCTTGCCTTACCGAGTCTGCTGTATTTTAGAACCCGCCCTGTTATTCAATAAAAACAATACCAAAGGAGTGCCCATGCGCATTGCTATGATAGCCGCGATGGCAAACAATCGAGTCATCGGAAAAGACAACAAAATGCCATGGCATCTGCCCGAAGATTTACGCCACTTTAAAGCCATGACCTTAGGCAAACCTGTAGTCATGGGACGTAAAACTTTTGAGTCCATCGGTCGCCCTCTGCCTGGGCGCCACAATATTGTGATTTCCCGCCAAGCGGATTTGCAGATTGACGGTGTGACCTGTGTGACCTCATTTGAAGACGCTAAACTGGCGGCGGGCGAGTGTGAAGAGTTAGTCGTTATCGGTGGTGGGCAGTTGTATCAGCAATTATTACCTCAAGCCGACACACTCTACCTGACGCAAATTAGCTTAGATGTTGAAGGCGATACTTTTTTCCCTGCTTGGGATAGCGATAAATGGCAAGAAACCGAATCGGTAACTGGTATAAATGGCGATGGGCTGGAATATCGCTTTATCAATTTGACAAAAAAATGTTAAATTACGTTGTTCTGTTGTGTACCCTGTGCGTATGGATTGTCAATATGTCTAAGGTATTAGATCCGATAGGCCTGACTTAGTTGAGATAGCGGTTTTTTACGGCTTCTTTACTGATGACTCCTAGGAGGCCGATATC encodes the following:
- a CDS encoding threonine/serine exporter family protein, producing MYADTQNDITRQVVRVAQLLLAYGAESDLVEEISQRLGQALGLASVELSISSNSLVLTSLVHGRCITTTRRIREHGINMTIVCELQRICLLAEKGLYGPNEVRKRLARIEPKTYPPYLVILMIGLSCASFCHLFNGDIAASVITFFASAVGMSVRLAIAKRHFNLLVNFAVTAFVTSMLAQTGYVFHLSETPQAAMAASVLMLVPGFPMINAISDMVKGHMNVGISRWGHATLLTVSSVIGITIAMQIGGIFL
- the folA gene encoding type 3 dihydrofolate reductase, with translation MRIAMIAAMANNRVIGKDNKMPWHLPEDLRHFKAMTLGKPVVMGRKTFESIGRPLPGRHNIVISRQADLQIDGVTCVTSFEDAKLAAGECEELVVIGGGQLYQQLLPQADTLYLTQISLDVEGDTFFPAWDSDKWQETESVTGINGDGLEYRFINLTKKC
- a CDS encoding threonine/serine exporter family protein, with protein sequence MIALLWTLLHDAFFSAIPAVGFAMVFNVPKRFLPYCALAGAIGHSSRTLMLQFGLPIEWATFAAAALVGTITIGFAKRHLAPPLMYAVAAIIPMIPGTYAFNTVIALVQLTAQSQVSQELTGQVISNGLKTVFILGALSVGLALPSLLYFRTRPVIQ